One Streptococcus sp. S1 DNA window includes the following coding sequences:
- a CDS encoding RDD family protein has protein sequence MKMLAINPISLKKRMIEFLFDYLFILAYLVLLFLGSMLIYLIFFNGVPEFTEIQSQWLVFFTSVLPITLLFIFLDYAKNGSFGKAKAGLKLIYQKKTVQASLIRNSVKFLPWQLGHMGTIHGFYSEFDVLSIILSILATLLAVLLLAMTVFRKDKRHLGDLLAHTQVQQKGD, from the coding sequence ATGAAGATGTTAGCAATCAATCCTATTTCGTTAAAAAAAAGAATGATAGAATTTCTATTCGATTATCTTTTCATTCTAGCTTATTTAGTGCTTCTGTTTTTAGGTTCTATGCTTATTTACCTCATTTTTTTTAATGGCGTCCCAGAGTTTACAGAAATTCAGTCGCAGTGGCTTGTATTTTTTACCTCTGTTTTGCCAATCACGCTCCTGTTCATATTTTTGGATTATGCAAAAAATGGCAGTTTTGGAAAGGCAAAAGCTGGACTTAAACTGATCTACCAGAAAAAAACAGTACAGGCTAGCTTGATCAGAAATTCCGTTAAATTTTTACCTTGGCAACTCGGTCATATGGGAACAATTCATGGCTTCTATAGTGAGTTTGATGTGTTATCCATTATCCTCTCGATTTTAGCGACTCTACTCGCAGTTTTGCTACTGGCAATGACGGTGTTTAGGAAAGATAAGAGGCATCTTGGAGACCTGCTAGCCCATACGCAAGTCCAGCAAAAAGGTGACTAG